CTAGTTCTGCAGGGTCAAAATAATTTCTATTTTTCACCTTATTACTGTTGAAATCTTAGTAACCTTCCCTTCCTCAAGAAGTTCCCTAATTCGTTCAGTAGCAAATAAGTATCGTGCAAATAATTGACCTTTTGTCTCTCCAGTCATGTAATCTCCTAATCCAGGTCAGATAAAGTAAAACTCAATAATTTTGTCAATTCCATCATTATATTTAAATGTATCCCAGAAATCTTTAATTGTCATTCCTACACTTATTAATCCTAACAGCCTACCTAAACTTTTAACTGCCTTAAAATTCGGATCCGAAGTTTCTATTTTTTGGGCATCACGAGTTGTTAAATCCAGAGCAAACTGAGTAAAATATTTTGCTGCATCATTTTGAATATTTCGGTTTGGCAAAGCCGCTTGATTAATGAGTTAGAGCCACGTTGTTAATAAAATAGAGCCATGATGTTAATGTGTAGATCCACTTTAGATATAGGTTGTAAAAAATTATTGCGAGTGGTCACTAGACTAACGGAAGGTACAGCTTGATCGAAGCATGACATTGTGAAGCTTTGCGAAGATGTATCCCCGAGTACGATGACGCATAACACCAGCCATTCATAAGTCAGACAAACAAGTTTTTCAACAAAGTACCATGTGCTACATATATTAATCCATGACAATTGACTATATAAATTGAAACGGAGGATGATTAATGAGTAACTCACTTATGCCCCAATATGCTTATTCTGGCGAACCTTATGGGAGGTTACCGACGGTTACGGACGACCGACAGATGATGCCTCATCCCATACTTCTGGAGGCTAGACAAACTGCTCCAAATCAAATATTGCTTATGTACGATCAGCAGACTGATTTAGCATCAGCAACAAATATATCCAATTACTGGATTAGAAGCAATGTGGGGCCCGTTGGAATTGCCAGCGTTGGGATGGGCGAAGCAATTTCGCCAGCTAACCTAATACGTCCTGAATTGGGAATGATTTCGCCTGTCGACAATTCGAAAACGAGATTTGTCATGACTTTTAGAGTAAATGCAATGACGGGTGTCTTATACGTAGTGCTTCCTTGTTTTGTTAACTTGGAGGGAAGATCGGGTTACGGGGGTGCAAACTGGGGGCCCTTCAGCAGAAATGTGTTTATCGGAATGTAAATAAGATATTGAACTATCGTTGACTCCATCACCTTTTGTTGAGTAAATGGAGAACGAGTTAAATTGGTTGACTAAGAGCCATCATAAACATGATGGCTTTCGTCAGTGACACGGTGGCTCTATTATATTAACTCTATCATATCCCTTTATTATAAGAATAATACCGGCTACAGCTAACCATCGATCCGCCGCGCCTAGTTTCTCTCCAGTTATACTTGCTGCGAAGTGAGGACATGGGATAAAACCTTGCTGTACAAAGTCGCTACTTTTTTATGGTTGTAACAGCATCTTCCATGATTTCATAATTAATAGCCCCGCGGAACTTTTCACGAACGATGCCTTGAGCATCGACCAGGTATGTAGTGGGATATGCTATAATCTGATAGTCCTGCATTACATCTCCAACTTGGTCCAATATCACGGGGAACGTAAGCTTCTCACCCTCTACATATGCCTTAATTTTATCCTTAGATTTCTCCGTATAGGTCATGTTCACCCCCAAGATGACAACATTCTCCGCCTTATAGTCATCATAAAACTTTTGCATATGCGGCATTTCAATTCGGCATGGCGGACACCATGTCGCCCAGAAGTTAATCATGACCGTCTTTCCCCGGAAGTCCGAGAGTCGTACGGGATTTCCTTGCAAGTCATGAAGGGAGATCTCGGGAGCAAGCTTTCCTTTATCAATCCCCACCTCTACCCCGGCATCGCTGGCTTCCGTCTGTAAAATCCCCCCTTTCTTGGATGGCGATTCGCTAAAATAATCGTATCCCCCATAAGCGACCAAACCGAGTAAAACGAGAATGACAATTATGTTCCTCTTCAATTTGTACATCTCCCTAACTTAATTTTCTTTTGCGCTGCTTATTAAGTACTGATCTTTCACTAGAGCCCTGATCTTAAAAATTGATATCCCAGAAGCTGTAACGGGAAAGGAAAGCGCTCATTTTTTGCAGCTGTCCTGTAAATAACAATAAACCCATTGCTATAAGCAGCCACCCGTTGATTTTGGAGAGCAGCGGCATCCACCGGTTCATTTTCTTCATCACTTTCATCGAATACGACAGCAGCCAGGAAATCAATAGAAAAGGTACACCAAGCCCGAGTGAATAGACACCCAGCATCCCGATTCCGCTCCACAGCGTCTCCGAAGAGCCTGCCAGCAGCAAGATGGAGGATAATGCCAGACCCACACACGGACTCCATCCTGCACCGAAGGCTACCCCCGTCAATAAGGAACGAATTGCTCCACGACTCCGCTCCCCTTTCGTCTCCCATGCCTTCCCGTTCATCAACAGACGGATATTAAATAAACCAGCCATCTGAAGACCGAATACGATAATCAACAAGCCGCTAATGCGCTGCAACAGTTCTCGCTCCTGGGCGAAGAATCGCCCAACAAAACTGGCAGAGGCCCCCATAGCAATAAAGATCAGGCTGAAGCCAACAATAAAGAACAAGGATTGATAGACCAGCTTCCCTCGATGTACCACAAGCTTGCCGTCTTGAAAAGAGGAGCCTGTCAGATGGGAGACGTAAGCAGGAATAAGCGGAAATACACACGGGGAGAGAAATGACAGCATACCCGCTATGAAGGCAACCAATATTGTAATATTATCCATGAGTTTGTCCCTTCTCCTTCGTGTCGTCCAGCCATAACCATCCCGTAATCAGTAAGGCGGCTATGACGAACAATAGTTGTGGTTTGCTGAATGATAGCAGCCATAATTGCCGGTCCGTTACCCCGAACCCTAAGACGGTCTGACCGATGAGAAACCAGACGCTATAGCCAAGTTCTCTCTTAAAGCCAAGGCGTAGGAATATGAACAACAGGATAAACGTTAAGGCCAGTGCTGCGCTGAGAGCGTGAAACCATACCGGCTTCTCTCCCACCACAAGGTACAACATATGGTAAGCAAACCAGCATCCCAGAACAAACCATATCCCCGACCCGATCCATATGTTCACGGACAATCTTCGTTTCCAAGAGCGATAAGCAATGTAAAGAACTGTGATGAGTCCAGCCGTCCATAATCCGCGCCTACCTCCGTCAAAATAAAGCAAAGACAACGGCTGATTAATAAATTCAACCGGATGATAGAGAATAAAGCTCCCCTTCCATACAGCCAGCCACAGCAAGAAGGCCGTTGAAGCATAGCCCATGACAGTATCGTTTTCCTTCAAATTTTTAAACCGCAGCTTCAGTACCAGCCAGCCTACTGCTCCATAAATCAAGAACAAAACCAGCCGCCCATTCAACACTAATGATCCGATTTCAATACTATGCACCATCCACCCTCCCTTCACGTAAAGTAGAATAACAACCTATTTTAAAGAAATGATAAAGCAGCTAAACGCAATATCAGTAATACTGACCCTTTCTTTTTCTCAAAAAAAGGCTGCAAGCAGCATATGCCGCTTGCAGCCTTTTAAATTGTTTTAATCCGGAGCAACTTGTCTGCTGCGGGGAATCGTAATCCAGAAGGAATGAATGTTATTGCAGGAGTCCACCCCTATGCTCCCTCCAAGTTTCTTCGCAATTTCTTTAACGATAGCCAGACCCAGTCCGCTTCCCTTGATCTGATGAGCACGGTGTCGGGTCGGATCTGTCTGGAAGAAACGTTCAAAAACTTGCTCCTGTACCTCAGGCAGTGGCTCACCAATATTACTGACCGTGATCCGGTAATTACTAGCCTCTGCCTTGCCCGATATCCAGATCGATCTGCCTGTGTTGTAGCTGATTGCATTCTGCAGCAAGTTGGTTAAGACCTGCTTTATTCCATCCTCGTCACTCACGATCATCTCCGGCTCCACCGCAATATCCAGCTCAATCTGTTTCTCGTGCAGCTCCAATTGGAAAAATTGTGCGCTTCGCCCGATCAACTCCTCAATCTGAAAGCGGCTTTCCACCATAGATGCCGCCTGGCGGTCCTCCCAGACGGACAGTTGATGTAATTGTTCAACGAGTCTCGTAATATGCTGCGACTCTTCAAGCAAGGATAAATACAGTTCCTTGTCTCCGGCAATCACCCCATTGCTGAGCGCTTCTAAATAACCGTTCAAATTGCTTAGTGGTGTTCGTAAGTCATGAGAAACATTGCCGAGCATGCGTTTACGGTTATCTTCCGTTTGCTTCAGCTTCAACGTCATCGCGTTAAAATGCTGGGCAAGTTCACCGATTTCATCCTTCGACGAAACATCAACCGGCTCCGGATAAGTTCCGTCCATTAGCTGGCGGGTAGATTGCTTCAGCTTTTTCAAGGGGGCTAATATATGCTTAATAAATACGAAGTGGATCACCGCGGCTACCACAATAGCAAGTAGACTTGCACGAATCAAATAGAACTGCATCGTCCGGTTAAAGAAGAGATTCTTCTCATCACCGACCAATTGATAGTTTGCGACCAGCAGGCATGCAAAATCTTTCACCGAGACGCCCACCAACCAGATCACGATCAGCATCACTAGTGCGTTAACCACGATCAGCTTCCAAGTCACATGCTGCTTCCATAACAAGAACGGTCTAATAAGCGACAAAGCGGTACCCCCTCCCACGTATCGTTTCAAAGAAGCATCCCGTTTCGTAAGAAGTCTCAATCTTCTCCCTAAGCTTGCCCATATGCACATCTATGGTGCGGTCAATAACGTTCTTCTCCAAGTTTGGATACAACTCTTCCAAAATCTGATCTCGCGACAAAATTTGATTAGGATTTCGCATCAGGAAATAGAGCAACTTGAACTCATGCTGTGTCAGCTTTATGAGCTCGCCGTTATATTTGACTTCACCCCGGGAATGCTTAAGGGTTAGACCTTTATAACTGATTTTATTGCACCGGTTCGCGGTCCGCCGAAGCACAGTTTTGACACGGGTCACCACTTCCTGCGGGCTGAAGGGCTTGGTAATGTAATCATCGGCTCCCATTTCAAGTCCTTCAATTCGCTCCCGTTCCGCCACCTTAGCTGTCAGCATAATGAGCGGAATATCACTTTTGAGGTCCATGCGGATCCATCTGCACAGCTCCTCTCCGCTGAATCTGGGCATCATTAAATCCGTAATGACAA
This portion of the Cohnella abietis genome encodes:
- a CDS encoding sensor histidine kinase, yielding MSLIRPFLLWKQHVTWKLIVVNALVMLIVIWLVGVSVKDFACLLVANYQLVGDEKNLFFNRTMQFYLIRASLLAIVVAAVIHFVFIKHILAPLKKLKQSTRQLMDGTYPEPVDVSSKDEIGELAQHFNAMTLKLKQTEDNRKRMLGNVSHDLRTPLSNLNGYLEALSNGVIAGDKELYLSLLEESQHITRLVEQLHQLSVWEDRQAASMVESRFQIEELIGRSAQFFQLELHEKQIELDIAVEPEMIVSDEDGIKQVLTNLLQNAISYNTGRSIWISGKAEASNYRITVSNIGEPLPEVQEQVFERFFQTDPTRHRAHQIKGSGLGLAIVKEIAKKLGGSIGVDSCNNIHSFWITIPRSRQVAPD
- a CDS encoding response regulator transcription factor gives rise to the protein MVDCHILIVEDDFKIRKLMKLYLEKEGYEVLEADNGEDARDIFQKYDPCFVITDLMMPRFSGEELCRWIRMDLKSDIPLIMLTAKVAERERIEGLEMGADDYITKPFSPQEVVTRVKTVLRRTANRCNKISYKGLTLKHSRGEVKYNGELIKLTQHEFKLLYFLMRNPNQILSRDQILEELYPNLEKNVIDRTIDVHMGKLREKIETSYETGCFFETIRGRGYRFVAY
- a CDS encoding cytochrome c biogenesis CcdA family protein is translated as MDNITILVAFIAGMLSFLSPCVFPLIPAYVSHLTGSSFQDGKLVVHRGKLVYQSLFFIVGFSLIFIAMGASASFVGRFFAQERELLQRISGLLIIVFGLQMAGLFNIRLLMNGKAWETKGERSRGAIRSLLTGVAFGAGWSPCVGLALSSILLLAGSSETLWSGIGMLGVYSLGLGVPFLLISWLLSYSMKVMKKMNRWMPLLSKINGWLLIAMGLLLFTGQLQKMSAFLSRYSFWDINF
- a CDS encoding TlpA disulfide reductase family protein, which produces MKRNIIVILVLLGLVAYGGYDYFSESPSKKGGILQTEASDAGVEVGIDKGKLAPEISLHDLQGNPVRLSDFRGKTVMINFWATWCPPCRIEMPHMQKFYDDYKAENVVILGVNMTYTEKSKDKIKAYVEGEKLTFPVILDQVGDVMQDYQIIAYPTTYLVDAQGIVREKFRGAINYEIMEDAVTTIKK